The Candidatus Limnocylindrales bacterium genomic sequence TAAGCGGTGACCGTCATCATTACGCCGCCCGTTTTCTCGTGTGGGTATCTCAGCTTGTTCAGGATTTCGACTCAACATAGCGGCCCTTTCTAAGGGTGACTCTGTGGGTTACTCCTGCAAGTTTAACTTTATGATTGCTTTATAGGGATTTCTTGAAGGAGAAAAGCCATGAATTATGAGATTATGTACCACCCGTCTTATTCCCTGGCGATTGTAAAGCTGGAAGCTGGTGAATTCCTCTCTGCGGGTGCAGGTACGATGGTCAGTATGTCCGATAACATCGTGATGGAGACCAAAGGGCAAAAAGGCGTTCTGGGAATGCTCAAACGGTCTGTTTTAGGAGAGGAGTATTTCTTTATCAATACGTTTCGTGCGGAAGGCGGGAGCGGCGAGATCACATTTGCACCTCCTTTCCCAGGAGATATCCTTTGTTATGAGCTTTATAACGAAACCATTTATGTACAATCCGGCTCTTATATCGGATCCTCTCCAGATATTGCCATCGATACCAGATGGAATGGATCTAAAAGCTTCTTCTCCCGGGAGAGTCAATTCCTGCTCAAAATCAGTGGGAACGGACCTCTTTTCATAGCCAGTTACGGAGCTATGTATGAAAAGAATCTGGCCAAAGGTGAAAAATATCTGATAGATACCGGGCACCTGGTTGCGTTTACCAACGGAGTTACTTATGCCATTAAAAGGGTTGGCGGCCTTAAACCGACTATTCTCGGTGGTGGGGAGGGGGTCGTTTGTGAATTTACAGGACCCGGACGTATCTTTATTCAAACCCGTAGTGAAGATGCCTTTCTCGCCTGGCTGCTATCAAAATTGCCCAAGAAGTAAGCCAACATCTGCCCTGACC encodes the following:
- a CDS encoding TIGR00266 family protein, translated to MNYEIMYHPSYSLAIVKLEAGEFLSAGAGTMVSMSDNIVMETKGQKGVLGMLKRSVLGEEYFFINTFRAEGGSGEITFAPPFPGDILCYELYNETIYVQSGSYIGSSPDIAIDTRWNGSKSFFSRESQFLLKISGNGPLFIASYGAMYEKNLAKGEKYLIDTGHLVAFTNGVTYAIKRVGGLKPTILGGGEGVVCEFTGPGRIFIQTRSEDAFLAWLLSKLPKK